In Paludibacter propionicigenes WB4, the genomic window CAGCAACATTTCTTTTTTCCAGATTTGATACAGCTCGGCACTAACAATCTGACCGACCTTTTCACTGTACTTGCTGAAAACGTTGTCTTTTTGCAGTTCAAGTATTTTTGACGACAAAGTCTGACGAAGAGTCAGAATGGCGCGGCGTCCGAAGCTAAGAAAGTCAACCGTATCCGTTACGTCTTCGTCTATTTCATAATCCTCATCAATTTTCTTTGCCTCAGTCAAAGATATCTGGAGGTTAGGATCTGTCAAATCTTCATCAGCCACCACAGTACGATTACGATAGATTTCAAAGTCGCCCTTGTCGGGGTTGATAATCACATCATAATTTTCGTCGGTACCAAACAATTTCGAAATCACATTACGGAATGACTCTTCCATTACACTGATTAATGTACTTCTGTCGATGCTTTTTAGCTCTTTGAACTCCGAAAAAGTATCAATTAAGCTAATAGTTTCTTTTTTGCTCATGGCTTATTTGAATCTAATAATATATTTTGTGTATTTAATATCTTCATAAGAGAACGTTACATCCTCAATGATTGTAGTTTTACGCTTGGCTCCTTCAGGTTTTTCTGTTTTTTCGATTTCCAGTACGAAATTATCCTCATGTACTTCTTTCAAAACACCCGAAAGTTTTTTTCCGCCTTTTGTCAATGTTTCGACCTCGTTGCCGATGTTTTTTTCGTATTGTTTTAAAACCTTGAATGGCTCAGTGAGTCCTGCCGAACTAACTTCCAGTTCAAAATCCTCTACTTCCCTGTCAAATTGAGATTCAATATGACGATTTAGCTCAGCACAAAACTCAAGCGAAACACCATCAAAAGAGTCTATTTCTACAGAAATTCTGTTATCCTGAGTGACTTTTACATCTACGAGATAATAGTCTGTGTTATCAAGATAGTTTTCAACTATCTGATTTATAGTTGTTTTTAAAATCATAGTCATGTTATACTAACAAACGAGGGGACTGTTGTCCCCTCCTCCGTATCCTATTTCGATTGCAAAAGTACAAAATAATTCTTTATAATACAAAGATTTAATACAAAAAATAATTGCTTGTATGATAGTAATTTGTACAGTATGTTTCGAATTCAACGGCAAAACAAAAATTAAATGAATCTACTATAGCAGTTTTTTCTGCCTAAAAGCTATCTTTGTCACTTAATTAAAAACTGCATAATAATACAAGCATGTATAAAATTCTATCAGTCAATCCAGGCTCAACATCGACAAAGTTTGCTGTTTACGAAGATGAAACATTAGTATGTCTCCATACAATCCGGCATTCGGTTCAGGACTTAAAACCGTTTAAAACCCTGTTCGATCAATATGAGTTTCGCAAAACATTGATGCTCGATTATTTGAAAAACGATGGTATAGATTTATCCGATTTGTCGGCTGTTGTCGGGCGCGGTGGTATGGTGAGGCCGTTGGAGTCGGGGGTTTATGCGGTGAATGATAAACTGTTGTCCGACCTGAAAGCTTCGCATTCTGCGGAGCATGCCAGCAATTTGGGAGGGGTTATTGCTTTTGAAATAGCCGAAAATATACCTAATTGTCAGGCTTTTATTGCTGATCCTGTCGTTGTAGACGAATTGCAGGATGTGGCCAGAGTAAGTGGATTGCCCGAAATACCTCGCATATCAATGTTTCACGCTTTAAACCATAAAGCTATTGCCCGAAAATATGCTGCGGCTACAGGCATGTCGTATGAAAATCTGAAACTGGTAATTGCGCATTTGGGTGGTGGAATTTCAGTGGCTGCGCATTCTTATGGAAAAGTAATCGATACCAATCAGGGATTGGACGGATATGGTCCGTTTTCGCCCGAACGTGCAGGAACAATAGATGCAGGCAGGTTAGTAGATATGTGTTTCGAAGGGAAATATACGCAAGCTCAAATTAAAAAGATGCTTGTCGGAAATGGTGGATTAATGGCTCATTTGGGATTGAGCGATGTGCAAAAAATAGAGCTAAAGATTAAAGCTGGTGATGAAAATGCAGATTTGATTTTGCAAGCTATGGCATATAATGTGGGGAAAGAAATAGGTTCTATGTTGGCTGTTTTATCGGGAAATGTGGACGCAGTTATTCTTACAGGCGGTATAGCTCGAAGTAAATTTGTGGTGGATTATATTAAAGATATGATTTCAGCTATGGCGAAGGTTGTTGTTTATCCGGGCGAAGATGAAATGGAAGCGCTTGCAATGAGTGGCTTACGGGTGCTCAGGGGAGAAAAAAGCAAAGTGTATTAATTGTTGGTAGATTCCGTCTTGGATTTATCGCTTTCTTTTCTTGGAGCAATTTTTTCTTCCCAGAATACCCACATTAGGAAAATTATTCCGTAGAAAATATATTTAAAGGCATATTCGTGTAGAAAAGCAAACCAGTCGGGATGATTCTTAATAGCAGCAATGATGAATGAAATCCTGAATATATTAAACAGATAGACAACGCATAAACCCAGCGGTATATACCATAGTTTTTTCTTCCATGGGCCACGGTAAAAAGCGATTATACAGAAAAAAATATACGCTTGTTTTAGCCCCGTGCAAGCCCATATTATGAGTACCGAGCGTCCATTCGGATGACTGATTGAATTATCGGGTTTTAGTTTTACATCCCAACCGATTGTATTTAGTGCAAATTCACATGCATGAGCCACATTGCGGGCAGCGTAGGTGAAAGGGGCGGAAATATCCCAACCCCAGAATGTTACCGATGAATTCAAATTTGCTGCTTCGTCGCCCAGTATATTGTATTTCCAGAAAAAATTAGCCACCATCAGAATAACTGCAAAAAAAATAACACCTCGAAAGGGTTCTAATTTTTCAGGAAGTTTGATGGGTTGTAATTTCATAAGCTTTTGAAACTAATTTTTTTGATGACAATATCAGAATTTGTCGGAAACGCGTGCAAAAGGCACTTCTTCTATCGAACAAAAATCATTGTGTTGATATTTGAAGTAACCGGTAATGGCAATCATGGCTGCATTGTCGGTCGTAAATGCAAATGGTGGAATGTACACTTCCCAGTTGTGTTTTACTCCAAAGTCCAGAAAGGCCTGACGCAGAGCTGAATTGGCAGATACTCCTCCAGCTACAGCCACTTGTCGGATGTTTAATTCGCTGGCAGCTTTTCGGAGTTTATTCATCAAAATATCTACCACAGTTGCCTGAAGCGACGCACAAAGATCGTTCAGGTTTTCTTCCACAAAGTTTGGATTCTCTTTTATTTTATCTCTGAGCAGATATAAAAAGGATGTTTTTAGCCCGCTGAAACTGTAGTTATATCCCGGAATCTGAGGTTTGTTGAACGTGAAAGCTTTTGGATTTCCCTCTTTTGCCAGACGGTCAATGTGTGGTCCGCCGGGATAGGGTAATCCCATGACTTTTGCACATTTATCAAATGCTTCGCCGGCTGCGTCGTCTATGGTTTGTCCAAT contains:
- the rimP gene encoding ribosome assembly cofactor RimP, which produces MILKTTINQIVENYLDNTDYYLVDVKVTQDNRISVEIDSFDGVSLEFCAELNRHIESQFDREVEDFELEVSSAGLTEPFKVLKQYEKNIGNEVETLTKGGKKLSGVLKEVHEDNFVLEIEKTEKPEGAKRKTTIIEDVTFSYEDIKYTKYIIRFK
- the tsaD gene encoding tRNA (adenosine(37)-N6)-threonylcarbamoyltransferase complex transferase subunit TsaD, with protein sequence MNSTIILGIESSCDDTSAAVIRDGVMLSNVIASQAVHTSFGGVVPELASRAHQLNIIPVVHEALKRAGIEKSELSAIAFTRGPGLLGSLLVGTSFAKGFAQALNLPLVDVNHLQAHVLAHYISEGKPDERRPEFPFLCLLVSGGNSQIVLVKAYNDMEVIGQTIDDAAGEAFDKCAKVMGLPYPGGPHIDRLAKEGNPKAFTFNKPQIPGYNYSFSGLKTSFLYLLRDKIKENPNFVEENLNDLCASLQATVVDILMNKLRKAASELNIRQVAVAGGVSANSALRQAFLDFGVKHNWEVYIPPFAFTTDNAAMIAITGYFKYQHNDFCSIEEVPFARVSDKF
- a CDS encoding exosortase/archaeosortase family protein translates to MKLQPIKLPEKLEPFRGVIFFAVILMVANFFWKYNILGDEAANLNSSVTFWGWDISAPFTYAARNVAHACEFALNTIGWDVKLKPDNSISHPNGRSVLIIWACTGLKQAYIFFCIIAFYRGPWKKKLWYIPLGLCVVYLFNIFRISFIIAAIKNHPDWFAFLHEYAFKYIFYGIIFLMWVFWEEKIAPRKESDKSKTESTNN
- the buk gene encoding butyrate kinase, with product MYKILSVNPGSTSTKFAVYEDETLVCLHTIRHSVQDLKPFKTLFDQYEFRKTLMLDYLKNDGIDLSDLSAVVGRGGMVRPLESGVYAVNDKLLSDLKASHSAEHASNLGGVIAFEIAENIPNCQAFIADPVVVDELQDVARVSGLPEIPRISMFHALNHKAIARKYAAATGMSYENLKLVIAHLGGGISVAAHSYGKVIDTNQGLDGYGPFSPERAGTIDAGRLVDMCFEGKYTQAQIKKMLVGNGGLMAHLGLSDVQKIELKIKAGDENADLILQAMAYNVGKEIGSMLAVLSGNVDAVILTGGIARSKFVVDYIKDMISAMAKVVVYPGEDEMEALAMSGLRVLRGEKSKVY